The Tumebacillus sp. BK434 genome has a segment encoding these proteins:
- a CDS encoding DUF4178 domain-containing protein gives MGFFDKIKGIFGAEKKELEKRTLANLKVGDIVSCDLTDYEVEGFTVYRGGPRQRIGYLLNDAGRKRFLLVESQETVRAYLYDTIQARLENPDAVNYEMIYDDESYFEKVRGESNVNTVGHSAFNTVDPVYWWMHVADSGQAMLIEWQNGETIFRIGAPVKPEHITIFAAS, from the coding sequence ATGGGATTTTTCGATAAGATCAAAGGGATCTTCGGTGCTGAGAAGAAAGAGTTGGAAAAACGCACCCTGGCAAATCTAAAGGTTGGCGATATTGTCTCCTGCGACCTGACCGATTATGAAGTCGAGGGCTTCACCGTCTATCGCGGCGGCCCCCGCCAGCGCATCGGCTACCTGCTGAACGATGCAGGGCGCAAGCGCTTCCTGCTGGTGGAAAGCCAGGAAACGGTCCGCGCGTACCTGTACGATACGATTCAGGCCCGTCTGGAGAATCCGGACGCGGTCAACTACGAGATGATCTACGACGACGAGTCTTATTTTGAAAAAGTGCGCGGGGAGTCGAACGTGAACACGGTCGGCCACAGCGCCTTTAACACGGTCGATCCGGTCTACTGGTGGATGCACGTCGCCGACAGCGGACAGGCAATGCTGATCGAATGGCAAAACGGCGAGACGATCTTCCGCATCGGCGCACCGGTCAAGCCTGAACACATCACAATCTTCGCAGCTTCCTAA
- a CDS encoding glycosyltransferase — protein sequence MNILIVLPPNQPSGGNWTYSGRLQRNLRPYGIDITIKPLDQVSDPDYAAADIIHSYNAYVTGRHIVKDAKRHKKPLVLTMTGTDVNEHLGHPDTTETMTEAVDYAAAIVFLTEEAKERLATLRPSAAAKSQVINLGIDLPQGAGKTRADFGLADDEFLFLLVAGLRPVKRPLDAFEPLQKAYEQLPQVRFVLVGPVLDDKVKAEVDAAFAGSPFARYLGSVPYEEIADLYRAADVVMNTSSSEGLSHALLEAMSIGKPVLASDVPGNRDLIRDGVNGFLYDNGPELTAKAVQLVTDPDMRAKLSQGSLRTIADHYSLERERDTFLAMYRAICNAAPCGAPSN from the coding sequence ATGAACATCCTGATTGTTCTTCCGCCGAACCAGCCGTCCGGCGGCAATTGGACTTACTCGGGGCGCTTGCAACGCAACTTGCGCCCGTACGGCATCGACATCACGATCAAACCGCTCGACCAAGTGTCCGACCCGGACTATGCGGCGGCCGATATCATACACTCCTACAACGCTTATGTGACCGGACGCCACATCGTCAAGGACGCTAAGCGCCACAAGAAGCCGCTTGTGCTGACGATGACCGGCACCGATGTCAACGAGCATCTCGGCCATCCCGACACGACCGAAACGATGACCGAAGCGGTCGATTACGCGGCGGCGATCGTCTTCTTGACAGAAGAAGCGAAAGAGCGCCTCGCGACGCTGCGCCCGTCGGCGGCTGCCAAGTCACAGGTGATCAACCTCGGGATCGACCTGCCGCAAGGGGCGGGCAAAACGCGGGCCGATTTTGGCTTGGCGGACGACGAATTCCTGTTCCTGCTCGTCGCCGGCCTGCGCCCTGTGAAGCGCCCGCTCGACGCGTTCGAGCCGCTGCAAAAAGCGTATGAGCAGTTGCCGCAGGTGCGGTTTGTACTGGTCGGCCCGGTGCTCGATGACAAGGTGAAAGCGGAAGTCGATGCCGCGTTTGCCGGCAGCCCGTTCGCCCGTTACCTCGGCTCGGTGCCGTATGAAGAGATCGCCGATCTATACCGGGCGGCCGATGTGGTGATGAACACGTCTTCTTCCGAAGGCCTCTCCCACGCCCTGCTCGAAGCGATGTCGATCGGCAAGCCGGTGCTGGCCTCTGACGTGCCGGGCAACCGCGACCTGATCCGGGACGGTGTGAACGGCTTCCTCTACGACAATGGCCCGGAACTGACCGCCAAGGCCGTCCAACTCGTCACCGACCCCGACATGCGCGCGAAGCTCAGCCAAGGGTCGCTGCGCACCATCGCCGATCATTACTCGCTGGAACGCGAGCGCGACACCTTCCTCGCGATGTACCGCGCGATCTGCAACGCCGCACCTTGCGGCGCTCCTTCCAACTAG
- a CDS encoding class D sortase: protein MIWPAYDEWNQQRKQDELLTVWTQEQIQEKPSAANDAPTASAPQYKNIDGIPVMGAIVIEKIGLREPLLQGAGPEPLDLGIGVLETTSSLADTDHLVLAGHRSLKPGKHFNRLGELERGDKIVIESSKGTFSYGVERSFLVEPDDLSVLTASSNEAELTLITCHPMRNPTHRLIVKATLLKG, encoded by the coding sequence ATGATATGGCCCGCGTACGATGAATGGAACCAACAGCGCAAACAAGATGAGCTGCTGACCGTTTGGACGCAGGAACAGATACAAGAGAAACCTTCTGCAGCGAACGATGCTCCGACCGCATCTGCACCCCAGTACAAGAACATCGACGGGATTCCTGTGATGGGGGCGATCGTGATCGAAAAGATCGGTCTGCGTGAACCATTGCTGCAGGGCGCGGGGCCGGAGCCGCTGGATCTTGGCATCGGGGTGCTGGAAACGACGAGTTCTCTTGCTGATACGGATCATTTAGTGCTGGCGGGACATCGCAGCCTAAAGCCGGGTAAGCACTTTAACCGTCTGGGGGAGTTGGAGCGAGGCGACAAGATCGTCATCGAATCGTCGAAAGGCACGTTCAGCTACGGGGTCGAACGTTCCTTTCTTGTGGAGCCTGATGATCTCAGCGTCTTGACCGCGAGTTCGAACGAAGCGGAATTGACCTTGATCACATGCCATCCCATGCGCAACCCGACTCATCGGTTAATTGTTAAAGCGACCCTGCTCAAGGGGTAA
- a CDS encoding YidC/Oxa1 family membrane protein insertase, with the protein MSNWGVIQFLAGVLHPVLTTIESFVHDWGLAVILFTLLVRMILFPFSVRQARFAWKNRKFSKAMMELRKKLGDKPEKLREETTKLALEHKFNPFGAIGTAILQMPVFAAVYALFYHFGSDITSFLVPWSSALGVSDPTHAMPILAALFTAGGALVPLIQPEGIEQAAMLKKMTPMMMMLPIMLFVLWKAPVAISLYMSTTAVWGMLERTFLRSKFAVARFRLDPDAIFSGGQGGVPASEDETKKA; encoded by the coding sequence ATGAGCAACTGGGGAGTCATTCAATTTCTGGCCGGGGTGCTGCACCCTGTGCTGACCACGATCGAAAGTTTTGTCCATGACTGGGGTCTGGCTGTCATTTTGTTCACGTTGTTGGTACGTATGATTTTGTTCCCGTTTTCCGTTCGCCAGGCCCGCTTCGCCTGGAAGAACCGCAAGTTTTCCAAAGCGATGATGGAACTGCGCAAAAAGCTGGGCGACAAGCCGGAGAAGCTGCGCGAAGAGACGACCAAGCTCGCCTTGGAGCACAAGTTTAACCCGTTTGGCGCGATCGGCACGGCGATTTTGCAAATGCCGGTCTTCGCAGCCGTCTATGCGCTGTTCTACCACTTCGGCAGTGACATCACCTCGTTTCTGGTGCCCTGGTCGTCGGCGCTTGGCGTGAGCGACCCGACGCACGCCATGCCGATTCTGGCGGCGCTGTTTACCGCAGGCGGCGCGCTGGTGCCGCTGATCCAGCCGGAAGGGATCGAGCAGGCCGCCATGCTGAAGAAGATGACGCCGATGATGATGATGCTGCCGATCATGCTGTTTGTGCTCTGGAAAGCGCCGGTGGCGATCTCGCTGTACATGAGCACCACCGCCGTCTGGGGGATGCTGGAGCGCACGTTTTTGCGCAGCAAGTTTGCGGTGGCCCGCTTCCGCCTCGACCCGGATGCCATTTTCTCGGGCGGGCAGGGAGGAGTCCCCGCCTCAGAAGACGAAACAAAAAAAGCGTAG
- a CDS encoding metallophosphoesterase, whose translation MLFMLMIVAVAVAIALLLSYAHWNTFRPVIREVEMTLEKDGGFAELRIVQLSDLHMERQSISPARLTKAIADADPDMIVMTGDYLDNYKNLDKFMLYLDAIVAMQPKHGIWLVWGNHDHYLGDRIEDLGAMIRAKGVNVLENESSSILFGDKRLNIIGIDDFCLGKSDIPRSFRGVQDGINLVLSHDPNIVLEMEEHPFDLMLSGHLHGGQFKIPGAFKLFPMGELPKSNVISGAHNVLGKNIYISDGMGQAGLNVRLGTRPEITIHTLRSAA comes from the coding sequence ATGTTGTTCATGTTGATGATTGTGGCTGTGGCTGTGGCCATCGCTTTGTTGTTGTCGTATGCGCACTGGAACACGTTCCGCCCGGTCATCCGTGAAGTCGAGATGACCTTGGAGAAGGACGGCGGGTTCGCGGAGCTGCGCATCGTCCAGCTGTCCGATCTGCATATGGAACGCCAGTCGATCTCTCCGGCCCGCCTGACGAAAGCGATCGCCGACGCCGATCCGGACATGATCGTGATGACAGGCGATTATCTGGATAACTATAAGAATCTGGACAAATTTATGCTCTATCTTGACGCGATTGTCGCCATGCAGCCCAAGCACGGCATCTGGCTGGTCTGGGGCAACCATGACCACTACCTCGGCGACCGCATCGAAGACCTCGGCGCGATGATCCGTGCCAAAGGCGTCAACGTGCTGGAAAATGAGTCCTCGTCGATCCTGTTTGGCGACAAACGCCTGAACATCATCGGCATCGACGACTTCTGCCTCGGCAAGTCGGACATCCCGCGTTCGTTCCGCGGCGTGCAAGACGGGATCAACCTCGTCTTGTCGCATGACCCGAATATCGTGCTGGAGATGGAAGAGCACCCGTTTGACCTGATGCTCTCCGGACACTTGCACGGCGGCCAGTTCAAGATCCCGGGCGCATTCAAACTGTTCCCGATGGGCGAACTGCCGAAGTCGAACGTGATCTCAGGCGCGCACAACGTCTTAGGCAAAAACATCTACATCTCCGACGGCATGGGCCAAGCCGGTTTGAACGTCCGCCTCGGCACCCGACCGGAGATCACCATTCACACTCTGCGCAGCGCTGCGTAG
- a CDS encoding MFS transporter, which translates to MSNLQTQPAQPQPKPGSARFYYLLFGLLFSRLGNNIYLLALPWLAYDLTGSSVQMGTVFAFETLPFILLLPLGGVIIDRSDRRMIMMVCDIARMALIISLPLLYWADLLTMAYIFVLSFVISSLSFFVDISMSAIIPNLVNKEQLIKSNGQLQLVDNTVRLLGPILAGTLLAAIGTPLSIFICGFSYLVMAFCVLLIGKIPRPDASGQEPKTIWQDMREGFAYGWNRIDLRAIGAISMLANFGLGLVMSTLIFYLRDTLGTNEWRVGFVFSSVGIFGIIGALITPQLTKRFRRGFLLSFMMIFGGGLGGGLIALVPYWIATGLGLGILLGSVVVMNVILNAYKQGNIDNQMFGRVEGAITSISNCCIPLAGVVGGITIGLSSGSVITYLLATAMIVGSGLISFFTPLRKIA; encoded by the coding sequence ATGTCTAACTTGCAGACACAGCCTGCACAACCTCAGCCAAAGCCTGGCAGCGCCCGTTTTTATTACCTGCTGTTCGGCCTTTTGTTTTCACGACTTGGCAACAACATCTATCTGCTCGCCCTGCCTTGGCTGGCTTATGACCTGACCGGGTCGTCCGTGCAGATGGGGACGGTGTTTGCGTTTGAGACCTTGCCGTTCATCCTCTTGTTGCCGCTTGGCGGTGTGATCATCGACCGTTCTGATCGCCGTATGATCATGATGGTCTGCGATATAGCACGTATGGCACTGATCATTTCTCTTCCTCTGCTCTACTGGGCAGACCTTTTGACGATGGCGTATATCTTCGTGCTGTCGTTTGTGATTTCTTCGCTTTCCTTCTTCGTCGACATTTCGATGTCGGCGATCATTCCGAACCTCGTCAACAAAGAGCAGCTGATCAAGTCGAACGGCCAGCTGCAGCTCGTCGACAACACGGTCCGCCTGCTCGGTCCGATCCTCGCCGGCACCTTGCTGGCAGCGATCGGCACGCCCTTGTCGATCTTCATCTGCGGCTTCTCCTACCTCGTGATGGCATTCTGCGTGCTTCTGATCGGCAAGATTCCCCGTCCCGACGCCAGCGGACAGGAGCCGAAGACGATCTGGCAGGACATGCGCGAAGGGTTCGCGTACGGCTGGAACCGCATCGACCTGCGCGCGATCGGTGCGATCTCGATGCTCGCCAACTTCGGCCTCGGCCTCGTGATGTCCACTTTGATCTTCTACCTGCGCGACACGCTCGGCACCAACGAGTGGCGCGTCGGCTTCGTCTTCTCTTCCGTCGGCATCTTCGGCATCATCGGGGCGCTGATCACGCCGCAACTGACCAAACGCTTTCGGCGCGGGTTTCTGCTCAGCTTCATGATGATCTTCGGCGGCGGCTTGGGCGGCGGACTGATCGCCCTGGTGCCGTACTGGATCGCCACCGGGCTTGGCCTTGGCATTCTGCTTGGCAGCGTGGTCGTGATGAACGTGATCCTGAACGCCTACAAGCAAGGCAACATCGACAACCAGATGTTCGGCCGTGTCGAAGGCGCGATCACCTCGATCTCCAACTGCTGCATTCCGCTGGCCGGTGTAGTCGGCGGGATCACGATCGGTCTCAGCTCCGGCTCGGTGATCACCTACCTGCTCGCCACGGCGATGATCGTCGGCTCAGGTCTGATTTCTTTCTTCACCCCATTACGCAAGATCGCATAG
- a CDS encoding flavoprotein, translating into MDIKKVLVGISGSIGAVEIQNYLAALRSTWGASVHVIMTESAAAMLQSKTVNYFIDGNVFLKSTDSTDQFKIPHIHLTSWADLMVIIPASANIIGKVANGIADDLLSTAAMAAKCPVVFCPNMNEHMLNRPAMQRNMKQLKEDGYLIIEPGEEEAIQLSTGQKVQGAMPGFSQFIPRLEETLRGQGLYV; encoded by the coding sequence ATGGACATCAAAAAAGTACTCGTCGGCATTTCCGGTTCCATCGGCGCCGTTGAAATTCAAAACTATCTGGCCGCGCTGCGCAGCACCTGGGGCGCCAGCGTCCACGTGATCATGACCGAAAGCGCGGCGGCGATGCTGCAAAGCAAAACGGTCAACTATTTTATCGATGGAAACGTATTTTTGAAGTCGACCGACTCGACCGACCAATTTAAAATTCCGCACATTCATCTCACTTCGTGGGCCGACCTGATGGTGATCATCCCGGCCAGCGCCAACATCATCGGCAAAGTCGCCAACGGCATCGCCGACGACCTGCTTTCCACCGCGGCGATGGCTGCGAAATGCCCGGTCGTCTTTTGCCCGAACATGAACGAACACATGCTCAACCGCCCTGCGATGCAGCGCAACATGAAGCAGCTCAAAGAAGACGGTTATCTGATCATCGAACCGGGAGAAGAAGAAGCGATTCAGCTGTCGACCGGTCAGAAAGTACAAGGTGCGATGCCCGGCTTCAGCCAGTTCATCCCGCGCCTCGAAGAGACCTTGAGGGGGCAGGGCCTGTATGTCTAA
- the fabI gene encoding enoyl-ACP reductase FabI, producing MNQLLAGKKFLIMGVANDRSIAWAIAKQLHEAGATLAFSYQGDRLESRVQKLVESTMPGSPMISVDVTRDEEITAAFGQLKEQWGTMDGVVHSLAYAKAEDLEGTFVDTSREGFHLAHDISAYSLVTIARQAKELMTEGGSIITMTYIGGERIVGNYNVMGVAKAALEHSVRYLANDLGPAGIRINAISAGPINTLAARGVKNFTSILPQVAEKSPLRRNITQEEVGKTALFLASDLASGITGETIHVDAGYHIMA from the coding sequence ATGAACCAACTGTTAGCCGGTAAGAAGTTCTTGATCATGGGCGTTGCCAATGACCGCTCCATCGCTTGGGCGATCGCGAAACAGCTGCACGAAGCGGGCGCGACTCTCGCGTTCAGCTACCAGGGAGATCGTTTGGAATCCCGCGTGCAGAAGCTTGTGGAATCGACGATGCCCGGTTCGCCGATGATTTCGGTCGACGTCACCCGCGACGAAGAGATCACCGCTGCGTTTGGGCAACTCAAGGAACAATGGGGCACGATGGATGGGGTCGTTCACTCCTTGGCATACGCAAAAGCGGAAGACCTCGAAGGCACGTTTGTCGACACGTCCCGCGAAGGCTTCCATCTGGCGCATGACATCTCCGCTTATTCGCTGGTGACGATCGCACGTCAGGCGAAAGAGCTGATGACAGAAGGCGGCTCGATCATCACGATGACCTACATCGGCGGCGAGCGCATCGTCGGCAACTACAACGTCATGGGCGTGGCGAAAGCAGCGCTGGAGCACAGCGTGCGCTACCTGGCCAACGACCTCGGCCCGGCGGGCATTCGCATCAACGCGATCTCCGCTGGCCCGATCAACACCTTGGCTGCTCGCGGCGTGAAGAACTTCACGTCGATCCTCCCGCAAGTGGCGGAAAAATCCCCGCTGCGCCGCAACATCACCCAAGAAGAAGTCGGCAAGACCGCACTCTTCCTCGCCTCCGACCTGGCGAGCGGCATCACCGGCGAAACGATCCACGTCGACGCCGGCTACCACATCATGGCTTAA
- a CDS encoding NAD-dependent succinate-semialdehyde dehydrogenase encodes MTAPSNKLYINGSWLSAADTFPILDPATGDIVGDAADGDKGHALQAVEAAHAAFPDWSKATAPRRSKLLYRWYELILENRDEIATLLTCEMGKPFPEAKGEVSFAANFVLWYAEEAKRIYGDTVPSNEPNKRITVLRQPVGVVAAITPWNFPAAMVTRKVAPALAAGCTVVLKPAEQTPLTAIRLVELAAEAGLPPGVINLVTTSRPAEVGEVLTTDPRVRKVTFTGSTEVGKLLYRQAADTIKRVSLELGGHAPFVVFEDADIDLAVQGVIASKYRNAGQTCICTNRVYVQESIAEIFADKLAAAVGELRVGHGMREGVHIGPLIDEHALAKVERHVQDALEKGATLLTGGRREGDKGYFFQATVLNHATEEMQIATEETFGPVAPLFTFQTEEEALARANNTPYGLAAYVFTRDIGRVTRMQEGLDYGIIGMNDPAPSAAIQAPFGGFKESGLAREGGKYGLDPFLETKYISLAF; translated from the coding sequence ATGACTGCACCTTCTAATAAATTGTACATCAACGGCAGCTGGCTTTCGGCTGCTGACACCTTTCCGATCCTCGACCCGGCGACGGGAGACATCGTCGGCGACGCGGCGGACGGCGACAAGGGCCATGCTTTGCAGGCGGTGGAAGCGGCCCACGCCGCTTTTCCGGACTGGTCGAAAGCGACAGCGCCGCGCCGCTCCAAGCTGCTCTACCGCTGGTATGAGCTGATCCTCGAGAACCGCGACGAGATCGCCACCCTGCTCACCTGCGAGATGGGCAAGCCGTTTCCGGAAGCGAAGGGCGAGGTGAGCTTTGCAGCCAACTTCGTGCTCTGGTATGCGGAAGAGGCGAAGCGGATCTATGGCGACACCGTACCGTCCAATGAGCCGAACAAGCGGATCACCGTGCTGCGCCAGCCGGTCGGAGTCGTCGCAGCGATCACCCCGTGGAACTTCCCGGCGGCGATGGTGACGCGCAAAGTCGCGCCGGCGCTGGCTGCCGGCTGCACCGTCGTGCTCAAGCCGGCCGAGCAGACGCCGCTGACGGCGATCCGCCTGGTCGAGTTGGCCGCAGAAGCCGGGTTGCCGCCGGGGGTGATCAATCTGGTCACGACGAGCCGTCCGGCCGAAGTGGGCGAGGTGCTGACCACCGATCCGCGCGTGCGCAAAGTTACATTCACCGGCTCGACCGAAGTCGGCAAACTGCTCTATCGTCAGGCGGCCGACACGATCAAGCGCGTCTCGTTGGAGCTGGGCGGTCATGCGCCTTTTGTCGTGTTTGAAGATGCGGACATCGACCTCGCTGTCCAAGGGGTGATCGCGTCCAAATACCGCAATGCGGGGCAGACCTGCATCTGCACCAACCGCGTCTATGTGCAGGAGAGCATCGCCGAGATCTTTGCCGACAAGCTCGCCGCAGCGGTCGGAGAGCTGCGCGTCGGCCACGGCATGCGCGAAGGCGTGCACATCGGTCCGCTGATCGACGAGCACGCCTTGGCAAAAGTGGAGCGCCATGTGCAGGACGCTTTGGAGAAAGGCGCGACGCTTTTGACCGGCGGACGGCGGGAAGGCGACAAAGGCTACTTTTTCCAAGCGACGGTGCTGAACCACGCGACAGAAGAGATGCAGATTGCGACCGAAGAGACGTTTGGGCCGGTCGCGCCGCTGTTCACCTTCCAGACGGAAGAGGAGGCGCTCGCCCGCGCCAACAACACGCCGTACGGGCTGGCCGCCTATGTGTTCACCCGCGACATCGGGCGCGTCACCCGGATGCAGGAAGGGTTGGACTACGGCATCATCGGGATGAACGACCCGGCGCCATCTGCGGCGATCCAGGCCCCGTTTGGCGGGTTCAAAGAGAGCGGTCTCGCCCGCGAAGGGGGCAAATACGGCCTCGACCCATTTTTGGAGACCAAGTACATCTCATTGGCGTTTTAA
- a CDS encoding tetratricopeptide repeat protein — protein MNVMLDQIISTEVSAAVNALFAGRSSGKTIWVENGQPSDLDAVFAEFAGMDGVFFRTTLPLLDRNVFGPIRQLLQQTRAIWSQWEWVEQDYFREVNGLFPNTYEGKQSVFHVSYSWSELRLNRDIQWGFRLMHFAALVLKELAQVKPLVIAIHDVQHADRLSLQTLYHLLHNLKADGIVLILQKGTYDHDGRPVTSDTGQSIEKLLCVIADALQPLRLIGSKTAPVPAPALALDGDPPVDHIRAMIGELQNGFWDAEAIKKKLDGVMSVYSLDNVLTLGDAVLAHLPELSAEDERAIRFHVWRKKGVALAFMEMYPEAIHAFTLMHDYAGNMADRTKAYHLLALCYGKRVGRWDIAKQFLHEGLRITEGRSDFDTVYERCWLYNFLAYVTYLHDRDIPLALEYANSAYEGIKPFSHMTKGNVMKELEDPKLPLRLFYNLSINISYLHYFAKDYEAAKDLWQNTVGESVKDIPDIFKKEFFYFDGNILNRLGEYEDAVTAYQRTYEICVTHADSFNAEIALRPLASTYFQMERYEDALHWYERILQLKRETGDLRLTSTYQSIILCHLKLGHVELAQSVFQEAQELLPPRFAELFVKGTLAAHAAEFLEYGPYIINQSITQMII, from the coding sequence ATGAACGTGATGCTGGATCAAATCATCTCGACCGAAGTTTCCGCCGCCGTCAACGCGCTGTTTGCAGGCAGGTCGTCCGGCAAGACCATCTGGGTCGAAAATGGACAGCCGTCCGATCTCGACGCTGTGTTTGCCGAATTTGCCGGCATGGACGGCGTATTTTTCCGCACCACCCTGCCGCTGCTCGACCGCAACGTGTTTGGCCCGATCCGCCAGCTGCTGCAACAGACGCGGGCAATCTGGTCGCAATGGGAGTGGGTTGAGCAGGACTATTTCCGCGAAGTGAACGGCCTGTTTCCCAACACGTACGAAGGCAAGCAAAGCGTCTTTCACGTCTCTTATTCGTGGTCGGAACTGCGCTTGAACCGCGACATCCAGTGGGGCTTCCGGCTGATGCATTTCGCCGCGCTCGTGCTCAAAGAGCTGGCCCAAGTGAAGCCGCTGGTCATCGCGATCCACGACGTGCAGCATGCCGACCGCCTCAGCCTGCAGACTCTGTACCATCTGCTGCACAACCTGAAAGCGGACGGCATCGTGCTGATCCTGCAAAAAGGCACGTATGACCATGACGGCCGCCCGGTCACCTCCGACACCGGCCAGTCGATCGAAAAACTGCTCTGTGTGATCGCCGACGCGCTGCAGCCGCTGCGACTGATCGGTTCGAAGACGGCGCCTGTACCCGCACCGGCATTGGCGCTGGACGGCGATCCGCCTGTCGACCACATCCGCGCGATGATCGGCGAGCTGCAAAACGGCTTCTGGGATGCAGAAGCGATCAAGAAAAAGCTCGACGGCGTGATGTCGGTCTACAGCCTCGACAACGTGCTGACGCTCGGCGATGCGGTGCTCGCCCACCTGCCGGAGCTGTCTGCCGAAGACGAGCGCGCGATCCGCTTCCACGTCTGGCGCAAAAAGGGCGTCGCCCTCGCGTTTATGGAGATGTATCCGGAAGCGATCCACGCCTTTACGCTGATGCACGACTACGCCGGCAACATGGCCGACCGCACCAAAGCGTATCACCTGCTCGCCCTCTGCTACGGCAAGCGCGTCGGGCGCTGGGACATCGCCAAGCAGTTCCTGCATGAAGGCCTGCGCATCACCGAGGGGCGCAGCGACTTCGACACGGTGTATGAGCGCTGCTGGCTGTACAACTTCCTCGCCTACGTCACCTACCTGCATGATCGCGACATCCCGCTGGCGCTCGAATATGCCAACTCGGCGTACGAAGGCATCAAGCCGTTCTCGCACATGACCAAAGGCAACGTCATGAAAGAGCTGGAAGATCCGAAACTGCCGCTCCGCCTGTTTTACAACCTGTCGATCAACATCTCCTACCTGCATTACTTTGCCAAAGACTACGAGGCGGCAAAAGACCTCTGGCAAAATACGGTCGGCGAGTCGGTCAAAGACATTCCGGACATCTTCAAAAAAGAGTTCTTCTACTTCGACGGCAACATCCTGAACCGCCTAGGCGAGTATGAAGACGCCGTCACCGCCTACCAGCGCACCTACGAGATCTGCGTCACGCACGCTGACTCGTTTAACGCCGAGATCGCACTTCGCCCGCTGGCGAGCACTTATTTCCAGATGGAGCGCTACGAAGACGCGCTGCACTGGTATGAGCGCATCTTGCAGTTGAAGCGCGAAACGGGCGATCTGCGCCTCACCTCGACCTACCAGTCGATCATCCTCTGCCACCTCAAGCTCGGCCATGTGGAGCTGGCGCAGAGCGTGTTCCAAGAGGCGCAAGAGCTGCTCCCGCCGCGCTTCGCCGAGCTGTTCGTCAAAGGAACGTTGGCCGCCCACGCCGCCGAATTCCTCGAGTACGGCCCGTACATCATCAACCAGTCGATCACGCAGATGATCATCTAA
- a CDS encoding DUF402 domain-containing protein — MKQVWMQSYKHDGREHRKWVKLYEVPGEPGVLWIDPDTPVIEADGSDWSSPFPVIYWVHPEKWYNVAILCKETGTGYYCNIASPIEYDSEHQLYRFIDYDVDLIVSEDGVSEVVDEEELTEHAHAMKYPQEILHKIAEATAELVALFEAQEGPFDPEARKRWTQAWLDAVN, encoded by the coding sequence ATGAAACAAGTTTGGATGCAAAGCTACAAGCACGATGGACGCGAGCACCGCAAATGGGTCAAACTCTACGAAGTGCCCGGCGAGCCGGGCGTGCTCTGGATCGACCCGGACACGCCGGTGATCGAAGCGGACGGCTCCGACTGGTCTTCGCCGTTCCCGGTCATCTACTGGGTGCATCCTGAGAAGTGGTACAACGTGGCCATCCTCTGCAAGGAGACGGGCACCGGGTACTATTGCAACATCGCGTCACCGATCGAATATGACAGCGAGCACCAGCTCTATCGCTTTATCGATTATGACGTCGACCTGATCGTGAGCGAAGACGGCGTTTCGGAAGTGGTCGATGAAGAAGAGCTGACCGAGCACGCCCACGCCATGAAATACCCGCAGGAAATCCTGCACAAGATCGCCGAAGCGACCGCCGAGCTCGTCGCGCTGTTCGAAGCGCAGGAAGGCCCGTTCGATCCGGAGGCGCGCAAACGCTGGACGCAGGCCTGGCTGGACGCGGTGAACTGA